The Granulicella sibirica genome has a segment encoding these proteins:
- a CDS encoding HAMP domain-containing methyl-accepting chemotaxis protein, with protein sequence MTIKKKLYMGFGALAASLLIASITSIVLLNGLSEMTRKLVSSDAAKLYLAGEIDTSIARMLSTARAMLLPGADRSSLEAKYHSSESRAMEALNKMKPLLVTTEGKAMVSQLSSDLDSSQKDFLSLTSELNRGNNSEAMKVLATMLPLVDSIGEQSEKLVQRERGRLNEFGNTAVDQAVLGREIMAFLLLLSTGVGALSLFIVHKLDQQLHQNVSQLLEGADQVTGAANEVASSSDALARETTGQAAAIEESSASSEEINAMARRNSDHAHTATKVVQRLEATLANNDIALAESVSAMDKIASASAEISRALHSIDEIALQTNILALNAAVEAAHAGEAGLGFSVVADEVRSLAQRCAQAASETSVLIEQSLQAAQGGQLTVGAVVRGTRQVTEEFSSMRQIIGEIHTGSQEQSRGVEQISRALTQLERGTQQCAAGAEEGSAAAQELTAQASSLRQVAAELGTLVYSKNHPVPSSRNAANADLRGELAYN encoded by the coding sequence GTGACCATCAAGAAAAAACTGTATATGGGCTTTGGAGCCCTCGCTGCCTCGCTCCTGATCGCAAGTATTACCTCCATCGTGCTTCTCAACGGCCTCTCCGAGATGACTCGAAAGCTGGTCTCCTCCGACGCGGCCAAGCTATATCTCGCGGGCGAGATCGACACGTCCATCGCGAGGATGCTCAGCACCGCGAGAGCCATGCTCCTGCCTGGTGCGGATCGCTCTTCCCTCGAGGCCAAGTATCACAGCTCAGAGAGCAGGGCGATGGAGGCACTTAATAAGATGAAGCCTCTTCTCGTGACCACGGAGGGCAAAGCCATGGTCTCCCAGTTGTCCTCTGATCTTGACAGCTCCCAGAAGGACTTCCTCAGCCTCACCTCCGAGCTCAATCGAGGCAATAACTCCGAAGCGATGAAAGTCCTCGCGACGATGCTCCCTCTGGTCGACTCGATCGGAGAGCAGAGTGAGAAGCTCGTTCAACGCGAGCGTGGCCGCCTGAACGAATTTGGAAACACCGCCGTGGACCAGGCTGTGCTAGGCCGCGAGATCATGGCTTTCCTTCTGCTCCTCTCAACGGGCGTAGGAGCTCTCTCCTTATTTATCGTCCACAAGCTCGACCAGCAGCTTCACCAAAACGTCTCTCAATTGCTCGAAGGAGCCGATCAGGTGACCGGAGCCGCCAACGAGGTCGCCAGCTCCAGCGACGCGCTCGCCCGTGAGACGACGGGTCAAGCCGCCGCGATCGAAGAAAGTTCCGCCTCGTCCGAGGAGATCAACGCCATGGCCAGGCGCAACAGCGACCACGCGCACACCGCGACCAAGGTCGTGCAGCGCCTAGAAGCAACGTTGGCTAACAATGACATTGCGCTCGCCGAGTCGGTATCCGCGATGGATAAAATCGCCTCTGCCAGCGCGGAGATCAGCCGCGCCCTTCATTCGATCGATGAGATCGCGCTCCAGACAAACATTCTCGCTCTCAATGCGGCGGTCGAGGCCGCGCACGCTGGTGAGGCTGGCCTTGGCTTCTCTGTCGTAGCCGATGAGGTGCGCAGCCTCGCGCAGCGTTGCGCCCAGGCCGCCAGTGAGACCTCCGTGCTGATAGAGCAATCGCTCCAGGCCGCGCAGGGCGGTCAGCTCACGGTGGGCGCGGTCGTGCGCGGCACGCGCCAGGTCACCGAAGAGTTCTCCTCCATGCGGCAGATCATCGGTGAGATCCACACGGGAAGCCAGGAGCAGAGCCGCGGCGTCGAACAGATCAGCCGGGCGCTCACGCAGTTGGAGCGCGGCACGCAGCAATGCGCCGCCGGTGCGGAGGAAGGCTCGGCTGCGGCTCAGGAACTTACAGCTCAGGCCTCTTCGCTCCGCCAGGTTGCCGCGGAGCTAGGGACTCTTGTCTACAGCAAGAATCATCCGGTGCCTTCTTCTAGAAACGCAGCGAACGCTGACCTCCGTGGCGAACTGGCTTATAACTAG
- a CDS encoding protein-glutamate methylesterase/protein-glutamine glutaminase, with protein MIEQRKIKVLIVDDSAIVRKILSETINAEKDMEVIATAPDPFVARDKILALKPDVLTLDIEMPRMDGLTFLKKLMHFHPLPVIVISSLAQSSCDVSLEALRIGAVDVLAKPGGPYSIGELRDALPTKLRAAAQSRVRKATAQAPAQRPAAPPAPAMHAGMDSKMIIAIGASTGGTEAIHDVLSQMPANSPGMVITQHIPKLFSAAFAQRLNRVCAMEVKEAADGDDVGPGRALIAPGDFHMVLRRVGSGYRVQLQDGPKVCYQRPAVDVMFASVAAAAKDNAIGVLLTGMGSDGAQGMVAMRKAGASTIAQDEASCVVYGMPREAVKLGGAERVLPLSSISGAIMNEASRKVRQ; from the coding sequence ATGATAGAGCAGCGAAAGATTAAGGTGCTCATCGTGGACGACTCCGCGATCGTGCGAAAGATTCTTTCCGAGACGATCAACGCGGAAAAGGACATGGAAGTGATCGCGACGGCGCCGGATCCATTCGTGGCGCGGGATAAGATTCTTGCGCTCAAGCCCGATGTTCTGACGCTGGACATCGAGATGCCACGCATGGACGGGCTTACGTTCCTGAAGAAGCTGATGCACTTCCATCCGCTTCCCGTGATCGTGATCAGCTCGCTGGCGCAGTCCTCCTGCGACGTGTCGCTTGAGGCTCTTCGCATCGGTGCGGTGGATGTGCTTGCGAAGCCTGGCGGGCCGTACTCGATTGGCGAGCTTCGAGATGCGCTTCCGACCAAGCTGCGTGCCGCGGCGCAATCCCGGGTCCGCAAAGCCACGGCACAGGCTCCTGCACAGCGTCCCGCGGCGCCTCCTGCGCCAGCTATGCATGCTGGCATGGATTCGAAGATGATCATTGCGATCGGGGCGTCGACAGGGGGAACGGAGGCGATCCACGATGTGCTTTCCCAGATGCCCGCGAACTCTCCGGGCATGGTCATCACGCAACATATCCCGAAGCTGTTCTCGGCGGCATTTGCTCAGCGCTTGAACCGCGTTTGCGCCATGGAGGTGAAGGAGGCTGCTGACGGCGATGATGTGGGACCGGGCAGAGCCCTCATCGCACCAGGCGACTTCCACATGGTGCTGCGACGGGTCGGGTCGGGCTATCGGGTACAGCTTCAGGATGGACCGAAGGTTTGCTATCAGCGTCCGGCGGTCGATGTCATGTTCGCTTCCGTGGCCGCCGCAGCCAAGGACAATGCGATCGGCGTTCTGTTGACTGGAATGGGCTCGGACGGCGCGCAGGGCATGGTCGCCATGCGGAAGGCGGGGGCAAGCACGATCGCACAGGACGAAGCGAGCTGCGTGGTGTACGGCATGCCGCGCGAGGCCGTCAAGCTGGGAGGGGCGGAGCGAGTGTTGCCCCTATCCTCTATCTCGGGCGCCATCATGAATGAGGCTTCACGCAAGGTGCGTCAGTGA
- a CDS encoding alginate export family protein: MHSLKRCGLLPLCVRRLGQVTLALLSGAALFLAPAAGLAQQFREYPQVLGKNQPLHSAAVPSWMTIDFDLRTRSEGQTAISYLPGNGYGYDLTRVRGSFETRPTHWATTFIQFHDDHALALPLKYTAANMRDSFDFRQAYLSLHSESLRVAGGRQEMRFGGERLVGVSDWTNTSRTFDAITARIGNTNHVDFFSSSVVTVHPTALDMHAAGLNFHGAYGTIATWVPKTSIEPYVFVKAMPRVLGQQGKYGTETEATFGSRILGNAPMHFDYTVEGALQRGSFANDSIHAGAGYAKLGYTAPLPWLPRLQGQYDYATGNPHTNAYRIGTFDQLYPSAHDVFGLVDLFGWQNIRQARVNLDLYPTRNLTLLVQNEYLNVANRKDDVYSGSGSVTVKPPTGGFKSDDLGIGFDVSAKYVYHEYFVVNSGFGHLYPGALMTKNSHGAPQSIAYLSCTYRFTVNNK, from the coding sequence ATGCATTCTTTGAAGCGCTGTGGTCTTCTTCCTCTGTGTGTACGTCGTCTTGGCCAAGTTACGCTTGCACTCCTGTCTGGAGCCGCTCTCTTCCTCGCTCCGGCCGCGGGTTTGGCGCAGCAATTTCGCGAATACCCACAGGTGCTTGGGAAGAATCAGCCCCTGCACTCAGCGGCAGTTCCATCGTGGATGACGATCGATTTCGATTTGCGGACTCGCTCGGAAGGGCAGACGGCCATCAGCTATCTCCCGGGAAACGGCTACGGTTACGACCTGACCCGGGTGCGCGGATCCTTCGAGACGCGTCCCACGCACTGGGCCACAACCTTTATCCAGTTTCATGACGATCATGCTCTGGCACTTCCGCTGAAGTACACCGCGGCGAACATGCGCGACAGCTTCGACTTTCGGCAGGCCTATCTTTCGCTCCACTCCGAATCGCTTCGTGTAGCCGGCGGACGGCAGGAAATGCGCTTCGGAGGGGAACGTCTCGTCGGGGTAAGCGACTGGACGAATACGAGCCGGACCTTCGACGCTATTACGGCACGCATCGGTAACACGAACCACGTGGACTTTTTCAGCTCCTCTGTTGTCACTGTTCATCCGACGGCGCTGGATATGCACGCGGCCGGGCTGAACTTCCATGGCGCGTACGGCACGATCGCCACCTGGGTTCCGAAGACAAGTATCGAGCCTTACGTGTTCGTCAAGGCGATGCCACGTGTCCTGGGCCAGCAAGGGAAGTACGGCACGGAGACCGAAGCGACCTTTGGAAGCCGCATTCTGGGCAATGCTCCAATGCACTTCGACTACACCGTGGAAGGTGCGTTGCAGCGCGGCAGCTTTGCCAACGACTCGATCCACGCGGGCGCCGGCTACGCGAAGCTTGGCTATACGGCACCTCTGCCGTGGCTGCCGCGCCTGCAGGGCCAGTATGACTACGCGACGGGTAATCCGCATACGAACGCCTATCGCATCGGCACCTTCGATCAGCTTTATCCAAGTGCTCATGATGTCTTCGGCCTTGTAGACCTTTTTGGCTGGCAGAATATCCGCCAGGCGAGGGTGAATCTCGATCTCTATCCGACGCGAAACCTCACGCTTCTCGTACAGAACGAGTATCTGAACGTGGCGAACCGGAAAGATGATGTGTATAGCGGGAGCGGTTCGGTCACCGTGAAACCTCCGACCGGTGGTTTCAAGAGCGACGATCTTGGGATTGGTTTCGACGTCTCGGCTAAGTACGTCTACCACGAGTACTTTGTCGTGAACAGCGGCTTCGGGCACTTGTATCCCGGGGCGCTGATGACCAAGAACAGCCATGGAGCTCCGCAGAGCATTGCGTATCTCTCCTGCACCTATCGCTTCACCGTCAATAACAAGTAA
- a CDS encoding EAL and HDOD domain-containing protein, which translates to MEEKLANGAEIEQVGGPDKGIDLVTVPTRFIGRQPILDARKGIYGHELLFRSGLSNAFSGDAEDATRDVIDQCLLLMPDSGDQATFINCTRHSLVSGIVTLLPPASTVLEILENVDPDPELMEVCRGLRSKGYRFALDDFSPEYEKLAFLEVADFVKVDFRASDARTREEIYRLAAPAKARLIAEKVETEADVHAAKAEGCTLYQGYFFCKPIVVSTQVIPQNQVIYLRMLAALTRTPANIFEVEKLVMSDASICYRLLRLVNSAIYGLSAPITSIRSALLMVGDDEFRKMVTVALAGLAGTAHSKAVVQMALERAKFCELLAPLMNESASKLYLLGMLSLIDVILGMPMSQIVDSLPVDREMKAALLGTPSTLARALDLVRCHESGDWREHRDIQKALGLTERTASMIYVESVRWADKATRAAEK; encoded by the coding sequence TTGGAGGAGAAGTTGGCCAACGGCGCAGAGATAGAACAAGTTGGTGGCCCGGACAAAGGGATTGACCTCGTCACGGTTCCGACCCGGTTTATCGGTCGGCAGCCGATCCTTGATGCAAGGAAGGGAATCTACGGCCACGAGCTGCTCTTTCGCTCGGGGCTCTCGAATGCCTTTTCCGGGGACGCAGAGGATGCTACTCGAGATGTTATCGACCAATGCCTCCTGCTGATGCCGGATTCCGGAGATCAGGCGACGTTTATCAACTGCACGCGTCACTCGCTGGTGAGTGGGATCGTGACGCTTTTGCCTCCGGCGAGCACCGTTCTTGAGATTCTTGAGAATGTGGATCCGGACCCCGAGTTAATGGAGGTTTGCCGGGGTCTGCGCAGTAAGGGCTACCGCTTCGCCCTGGATGATTTCTCCCCGGAGTACGAGAAGCTGGCTTTCCTCGAGGTCGCGGACTTCGTCAAGGTTGATTTCCGGGCATCCGACGCGAGGACCAGGGAAGAGATTTATCGTTTAGCGGCGCCAGCCAAGGCCAGACTCATCGCTGAAAAGGTTGAAACGGAAGCCGACGTTCACGCGGCTAAGGCTGAAGGCTGCACCCTCTATCAAGGGTACTTTTTCTGCAAGCCAATCGTGGTTTCGACGCAGGTGATTCCGCAGAACCAGGTGATCTATCTGAGGATGCTCGCGGCGCTCACGCGAACGCCGGCCAACATCTTCGAGGTGGAGAAGCTCGTGATGTCGGACGCCTCCATCTGCTATCGTCTGCTCCGGCTGGTGAACTCGGCGATCTATGGCCTGTCCGCGCCGATTACCTCGATCCGGAGCGCGCTCCTGATGGTCGGGGACGATGAGTTCCGGAAGATGGTCACAGTGGCGCTGGCTGGCCTGGCGGGAACGGCACACTCGAAGGCTGTGGTGCAGATGGCACTGGAACGAGCAAAGTTCTGCGAGCTGCTCGCGCCACTGATGAACGAGTCGGCCTCGAAGCTCTATCTGCTGGGCATGCTATCTCTGATCGACGTGATTCTCGGGATGCCGATGTCGCAGATCGTCGATTCGCTTCCGGTGGATCGCGAGATGAAGGCTGCGCTGCTGGGTACTCCGAGCACTCTCGCCAGGGCATTGGACCTTGTGCGCTGTCACGAGTCAGGGGACTGGCGCGAGCACCGGGATATCCAGAAAGCTCTCGGTTTGACGGAACGTACCGCGTCGATGATCTATGTGGAGTCGGTACGGTGGGCGGATAAAGCTACTCGGGCGGCCGAGAAGTAG